One genomic window of Gossypium hirsutum isolate 1008001.06 chromosome D11, Gossypium_hirsutum_v2.1, whole genome shotgun sequence includes the following:
- the LOC107913609 gene encoding replication factor C subunit 3 produces the protein MLWVDKYRPKTLAQVVVHEDIAQNLTKLVTEQDCPHLLFYGPSGSGKKTLIMALLRQIFGPSAEKVKVENRNWKIDAGSRTIDLELTTLASTNHVELSPSDVGLQDRYIVQEIIKEMAKNRPIDTKGKKGFKVLVLNEVDKLSREAQHSLRRTMEKYSASCRLILCCNSSSKVTEAIRSRCLNIRINAPSAEQIVKVLEFIGKKEGLQIPSGFAARIAEKSNRNLRRAILSFETCRVQQYPFTSNQAIPPMDWEEYISEIATDIMKEQSPKRLFQVRGKVYELLINCIPPEIVLKRLLHELLKKLDAELKHEVCHWAAYYEHRMRLGQKAIFHIEAFVAKFMSIYKAFLIATFG, from the exons ATGTTGTGGGTTGATAAATATCGACCCAAAACCCTAGCTCAAGTCGTTGTTCATGAAGACATTGCCCAAAATCTAACAAAACtg GTTACAGAGCAAGATTGCCCGCATTTACTCTTCTATGGACCATCTGGGTCTGGCAAGAAAACCCTAATCATGGCCCTTCTTAGACAAATATTTGGTCCCAGTGCTGAAAAG GTGAAAGTGGAGAATAGGAATTGGAAAATTGAT gCTGGAAGTAGAACCATTGATCTTGAGTTGACCACATTAGCAAGCACGAACCATGTGGAGTTGAGTCCAAGTGATGTAGGCTTGCAGGACAGATATATAGTTCAAGAGATTATTAAAGAAATGGCTAAAAATAGACCCATTGACACAAAAGGGAAAAAGGGATTTAAAg TGCTAGTACTCAATGAAGTTGACAAGCTTTCTAGAGAAGCTCAGCATTCTCTCCGTAGAACAATGGAGAAGTACAGTGCTTCTTGCCGGCTAATTTTGTGCTGTAATAGTTCTTCAAAAGTCACTGAGGCGATTCGATCTCGCTGTCTGAATATCCGAATAAATGCACCTTCAGCAGAACAG ATTGTTAAGGTGTTGGAGTTCATTGGAAAGAAAGAAGGGCTGCAAATTCCATCTGGTTTTGCAGCCCGCATTGCTGAAAAGTCAAACCGGAATTTAAGGAGAGCTATATTGTCATTTGAGACTTGCCGTGTTCAACA gtATCCTTTTACAAGCAACCAAGCAATTCCACCAATGGATTGGGAAGAATATATATCAGAAATAGCAACTGACATAATGAAGGAACAGAGTCCTAAAAG GCTGTTTCAGGTTAGAGGCAAGGTGTATGAATTGCTCATCAATTGCATCCCTCCAGAGATTGTCTTGAAG AGGCTCCTCCATGAACTATTGAAGAAATTGGATGCAGAGCTAAAGCATGAGGTTTGCCATTGGGCTGCATATTAT GAGCATAGGATGCGTCTTGGACAGAAAGCCATCTTTCACATTGAAG CATTTGTTGCCAAATTCATGAGCATTTACAAGGCTTTCCTGATTGCAACATTTGGCTGA